In the Brassica napus cultivar Da-Ae chromosome A7, Da-Ae, whole genome shotgun sequence genome, one interval contains:
- the LOC106356808 gene encoding uncharacterized protein LOC106356808, with the protein MTVAKPHMELNQESQQINVEQSLGGRHEECVLTSANTGEELDVDIVESDENNIATTDEEDPNATEYSSSFSDTASEDADMLCNGLAEDAEVESHYWDETDLGPAYDSFSSIFHYRKKRLTNHWKSFIRPLMWRSKWVELKIREIESRALEYPKELESLDQEKLGANIDPSVLETYGKGIKSLPFSNPSYRKRAAKRRRKRKKVESTDDIASYMSHHNLFSYVDTKKLSSDGMSVADDFAVKDTRIESKDRVALDEDDSLFDHRDGDSVLEKVLWKIELVHSQVHRLKTQVDLVMSKNAARFSSSENLSLLAASSAPSPTVSAGVYNSSHLMQDYVLGDLMFSSEGVVSSYGDAFHIPDIIESTVGLFADADVTLHHPQVGDSCEDILDNIFIRNGVAEEMNADLMETSSQEEGEKPEEGAGTSVLPLQQLQETEQDSVLRSCLASEMLVVPRNKRTRGGERKASSWCKKHLSDPESQ; encoded by the exons ATGACTGTGGCTAAACCACATATGGAGCTCAACCAAGAAAGTCAACAGATAAATGTAGAGCAGAGTCTTGGAGGAAGACATGAAGAATGTGTCCTTACCAGTGCTAATACAGGTGAGGAACTGGATGTTGATATAGTTGAATCTGATGAAAACAACATAGCCACCACGGATGAAGAAGATCCAAACGCTACTGAATATTCAAGCTCGTTCTCCGACACTGCATCTGAGGATGCTGACATGTTGTGTAATGGACTGGCCGAAGATGCTGAGGTGGAATCTCATTATTGGGATGAAACTGACTTAGGACCTGCTTATGATTCCTTTAGCAGCATTTTTCATTATAG GAAGAAAAGGCTGACAAATCACTGGAAGAGCTTTATAAGGCCATTGATGTGGAGATCCAAGTGGGTTGAGCTAAAGATTAGGGAGATAGAGTCTCGTGCATTAGAATACCCAAAGGAGCTTGAATCATTGGATCAAGAAAAGCTTGGAGCTAATATTGATCCATCTGTGTTGGAAACGTATGGCAAGGGAATCAAGTCATTACCGTTTTCTAATCCCTCTTACAGAAAAAGAGCAGCAAAGAGGAGAAGAAAGCGTAAGAAGGTTGAGAGCACAGATGATATAGCTTCATATATGTCTCATCATAACCTCTTTTCTTATGTCG ACACAAAGAAATTGAGCTCAGATGGAATGTCAGTGGCTGATGACTTTGCTGTTAAGGATACACGGATTGAGTCAAAGGACCGGGTGGCTTTAGATGAAGATGACTCACTTTTCGACCACCGAGATGGAGATAGTGTCTTGGAAAAGGTTCTCTGGAAGATAGAGCTGGTACATTCACAGGTTCATAGGTTGAAAACTCAAGTTGATCTTGTGATGTCTAAGAACGCAGCAAGATTCTCTTCTTCAGAGAATCTGAGCCTTCTTGCTGCAAGTTCTGCGCCTAGCCCCACGGTTTCTGCTGGAGTTTACAACTCTTCTCACCTCATGCAAGACTACGTTCTTGGAGATTTAATGTTCTCATCTGAAGGAGTGGTTTCAAGCTACGGAGATGCGTTTCATATCCCTGACATAATCGAAAGTACTGTTGGTCTATTCGCAGATGCAGATGTTACATTACACCATCCTCAAGTTGGAGACTCTTGTGAAGAT attttggataatatatttattcgaAATGGAGTGGCTGAAGAAATGAATGCTGATTTGATGGAAACTAGTAGCCAAGAAGAAGGTGAGAAGCCTGAGGAAGGAGCAGGAACCAGTGTGCTACCATTGCAGCAACTTCAAGAAACAGAACAAGATTCGGTTCTAAGATCATGTTTGGCTTCTGAGATGCTTGTTGTTCCTAGGAACAAAAGGACAAGAGGTGGAGAACGTAAAGCGAGTTCTTGGTGTAAGAAACATCTCAGCGATCCTGAAAGCCAGTGA
- the LOC106356807 gene encoding salutaridine reductase-like, whose translation MDHLISLLSPIPPSDRWWSEETTAVVTGANKGIGFEVVKKLLKLGLTVVLTARNAENGSIASDSLRRAGFQNVHFFCLDVSDPSSTSAFVSWFRLNFGILDILVNNAAVSFNAVGENSIREPETIIKTNYYGAKLLTEALLPLFRLSVSVGRILNISSRLGALNKLRNPSLRQTLESEKLTYEQIDATVTQFLEDVSRGTYEKNGWPENWSDYAVSKMALNAYSRVLARRYDGKKLSVNCFCPGFTRTSMTGGQGTHTAEEAAATIAMLVLLPPEKLTSGKFFMCVEPNKIISRL comes from the exons ATGGATCATCTAATTTCCCTTCTTTCTCCAATACCACCTTCAGACAG GTGGTGGTCGGAAGAAACAACCGCGGTTGTGACCGGAGCAAACAAAGGTATAGGTTTTGAGGTGGTGAAGAAGTTATTGAAGCTTGGACTAACCGTAGTATTAACCGCCAGAAACGCCGAGAATGGAAGCATCGCCTCCGATTCACTCCGCCGCGCTGGCTTTCAAAACGTTCATTTCTTTTGCCTCGACGTCTCGGATCCTTCTTCCACCTCCGCCTTTGTCTCCTGGTTCCGTCTCAACTTTGGCATACTCGACATTCTG GTGAACAACGCGGCTGTTTCATTTAACGCGGTCGGCGAAAACTCAATCAGAGAGCCAGAGACAATAATCAAGACCAATTACTACGGTGCCAAGCTTTTAACGGAGGCGCTTTTGCCGTTATTTCGCCTGTCGGTCTCCGTGGGACGCATCCTTAACATTAGCTCAAGGCTTGGCGCATTAAAC AAACTGAGAAACCCTAGTTTAAGACAAACCCTAGAAAGTGAAAAGCTTACGTACGAACAAATCGATGCCACAGTCACTCAGTTTCTTGAAGATGTGAGCAGAGGGACGTATGAGAAGAATGGATGGCCGGAAAATTGGTCGGACTACGCCGTCTCCAAGATGGCCTTGAACGCTTACTCTAGAGTTTTGGCTCGGCGTTACGACGGCAAAAAACTAAGTGTGAACTGCTTCTGCCCTGGCTTCACTCGTACGTCTATGACAGGTGGTCAAGGGACTCACACGGCTGAAGAAGCTGCCGCAACCATCGCCATGTTGGTTTTGCTTCCACCGGAGAAGTTGACCTCCGGCAAGTTTTTCATGTGTGTGGAGCCCAATAAGATTATATCCAGGTTGTAA
- the LOC106353145 gene encoding U5 small nuclear ribonucleoprotein 40 kDa protein-like gives MDIVNRDNEPMEWSTVPYKAPQRPVSNGKQRTSSLEAPIMLLSGHQSAIYTMQFNPAGTVIASGSHDREIFLWRVHGDCKNFMVLKGHKNAILDLHWTSDGLQIVSASPDKTLRAWDVETGKQVKKMAEHSSFVNSCCPSRRGLPLIVSGSDDGTAKLWDMRQRGAVQTFPDKYQITAVSFSDAADKIFTGGVDNDVKVWDLRKGEAIMTLEGHQDTITGMSLSPDGSYLLTNAMDCKLCVWDMRPYAPQNRCVKIFEGHQHNFEKNLLKCAWSPDGSKVTAGSADRMVHIWDTTSRRILYKLPGHNGSVNECVFHPHEPIIGSCSSDKLIYLGEI, from the coding sequence ATGGATATTGTCAATAGAGATAATGAGCCAATGGAATGGTCCACTGTCCCTTACAAGGCTCCTCAACGACCTGTTTCCAACGGCAAGCAACGGACTTCGAGCTTGGAAGCGCCTATTATGCTTCTCAGTGGACACCAAAGTGCTATCTACACCATGCAGTTCAACCCTGCTGGCACCGTGATCGCCTCCGGTTCCCACGACAGAGAGATCTTCCTCTGGAGAGTTCACGGAGACTGCAAAAACTTCATGGTTCTGAAAGGTCACAAGAACGCTATCCTCGATCTTCACTGGACCAGCGACGGTTTGCAGATCGTGTCAGCCAGTCCTGACAAAACCCTTAGAGCGTGGGATGTTGAAACGGGGAAACAAGTCAAGAAGATGGCTGAGCATTCCTCGTTTGTGAACTCTTGCTGCCCTTCGCGTCGTGGGTTGCCTCTTATAGTAAGTGGGTCTGATGATGGGACTGCTAAGCTCTGGGATATGCGTCAGAGAGGAGCTGTACAGACGTTTCCTGATAAGTACCAGATCACGGCCGTGAGTTTCTCTGATGCTGCTGATAAGATATTCACTGGGGGTGTGGATAACGATGTTAAAGTGTGGGACTTGAGGAAAGGCGAAGCGATTATGACACTTGAAGGTCATCAAGATACGATAACTGGTATGAGCTTAAGTCCAGACGGGTCTTACCTTCTCACTAATGCTATGGACTGTAAGCTCTGTGTGTGGGATATGCGTCCTTACGCTCCTCAGAACCGGTGTGTGAAGATCTTTGAAGGGCATCAGCATAACTTTGAGAAGAACTTGTTGAAATGTGCGTGGTCACCGGATGGTAGTAAAGTCACAGCGGGCAGTGCGGATAGAATGGTTCATATATGGGACACGACGTCTAGGAGGATTCTGTATAAGCTCCCGGGTCATAATGGGTCTGTTAATGAGTGTGTCTTCCATCCTCATGAACCAATCATTGGATCTTGCAGTAGTGATAAACTGATTTATCTTGGTGAGATCTGA